The DNA sequence CCGTCGTTGTGAGCTCTGGCAATGGCAGCGTCTTGCGGTCGAGCTTTCCGTTCGAAGTCAGGGGCAGCGCCTCGAGGGTGACGATGGCTGTTGGGATCATGTACGCGGGCAGGGTGCGCGCGATGTGTCGCTTGATCTCGTCTGACGTGGCGGTTCCCACGACCCACGCCACGAGTCTCTTGTTGCTGGCGTCGGCGGGGTCGTCGACCGCGAGCACCACGGCCTGCGTGACGCCTGCGCAGGTGAGAATTGCTGCTTCGATCTCGCCGGTCTCGATGCGGAAGCCTCTGATCTTGACCTGGTGGTCGATGCGCCCACCGTGCTCGAGTCTTCCGCTTGCGAGCCAGCGGCCGCGGTCTCCGCTGCGGTAGCACCGGGTCCCGTCTGGACCCGCGATGAAGCGGTCGGCGGTCAGCCCGGGCCGCTCGAGGTAGCCGCGCGCCAGACCTTCCCCGGACACGATGATCTCGCCCCAGACGCCGATGGGCGTGGGGTTGCCGTGGGCATCCCAGACCTCGATGCCCCAGCCGTCGATGGGCGTGCCGATGACGCTCTGATGGCAGTAGGCATCGATGAGCGATTGTGTGAGTGCCTCGAAGGTCACGTGCACCGTGGTCTCAGTGATTCCATACATGTTGACGAGGCGCCCGGGGGTACCCATGTGCAGGTAGGGCGCGACGG is a window from the Pseudomonadota bacterium genome containing:
- a CDS encoding amino acid adenylation domain-containing protein, which encodes QITPGQLAYVIYTSGSTGRPKGVGVTHGNVAALLQRTVRDFTFGPDDAWTLFHSTTFDFSVWEIWGALTHGGRLVIVPQETRTSPDLLIDLLHHEKVTVLNQTPSAFQNLLLAMQARQANDTLPALHLREIIFGGEALDLRSVAPYLHMGTPGRLVNMYGITETTVHVTFEALTQSLIDAYCHQSVIGTPIDGWGIEVWDAHGNPTPIGVWGEIIVSGEGLARGYLERPGLTADRFIAGPDGTRCYRSGDRGRWLASGRLEHGGRIDHQVKIRGFRIETGEIEAAILTCAGVTQAVVLAVDDPADASNKRLVAWVVGTATSDEIKRHIARTLPAYMIPTAIVTLEALPLTSNGKLDRKTLPLPELTTTGIEQITPTPDDLVGQMVLFQALAVLGGGAASAKAPSFGLEADFFALGGHSLLATQLTVRLRQALGIDVPVRLVFEHPRLLDLA